DNA from Verrucomicrobiia bacterium:
CGTGGAGTTCAGCAGCACCCAGCAGACCCTTTCCAGTCCGCGCTCGCCTGCAGCCCCGGTCGCCTGCCGGAGTTCCCGTTCGGTCGGCGCCCGCCCCAGGGCGAGGCGCCACGCTTCGGCAACCGCGGCGGCGGGATCCCCATTTGCCGCGCGGAGGGCGCGCCCGGCCAGCGCGGCGGACTGGCGTTGGACGAAGGCGCTGTTCATCAGGCCGAGGGCCTGCAAGGGCGTGACGGTCACCCCGCGGCGTGGCGTCTTCACGGAGGGATCGGGACAATCGAGCGCATCGAGCAGCGGCTCCTTTCCCGAGTGGATGTTCATCCGGTACACGGTGCGGCGGTTGAGGTCCGGATCGTCCCGGTCGAACAGGTGATAGAACGTGGCCCCATACTCCGAGGTGGTGAACGGACGGAAGCTTGGGCCGCCCAGCCGGCGGTTCAGACTGCCGCCAGCCCACAGCATGGCGTCGCGAATGGCCTCGGCCTCCAGGCGCCTGGGCGCCTGGCGCCAGAGGAGCGTGTTGTCCGCGTCCACGGCGGCCGCTTCAGGACGATGCTCCGCCGATTGGCGGTACGTTGCGGAAGTGACCAGAAGGCGATGCAGGTGCTTGAGGCTCCAACCGCCGGCGATCAGTTCCGAGGCCAGCCAGTCGAGCAATTCCGGATGGCTCGGCGCCGCGCCTGCGGAACCGAAATCGCTGGGGGTGGCCACGAGACCCTGCCCAAAGTGGTGTTGCCAGATTCGGTTGGCCATCACCCGGGCGGGCAGGGGATTGGCGGGGTCGGCCAGCCAGTCTGCGAACCGGCGCCGACGCTCCGCCTCCGGAGCGTCTGGAGCGAGGTCCAGGTCCGGCGACGGTCGTCGCACGGCTTGCAAGCCTCCCGGGGACACCGGGTCACCCGGCGAGGTGACGCTGCCCCGTTTCAGGACGCGGGTAAGGGCAGGTTGCTCCCGCACGCCCACGTAGGCGACCGGTCCCGGACTCTCGCTCGCCGCCAAACCCGCCCGCGCGCGCTCCGCCCGTTGCCTTGCGAATTCCCGGTCGGTGTCGCCTTCGATCGGACGTTCGCCGTGTTTCACCCCGGCGAACACCGCCTTGACCCGGTAGTAGTCGGTCAAGGGGACCGGGTCGAACTTGTGGTCGTGGCAGCGGGCGCAATGGATTGTGAGGCCAAGAAAGGTCTGGCCGACGACACTCACGAGATCCTCCAGTTCCTCCTCGCGCGTGATGGCACGCTGTGTGGCGTTGGCCTGTGAATTCCCCGCCTGATCCCAGGGACCGCATACCAGGAGGCTGGCGGCCACGATGCCGTCGGCGGTCACGGGGTCCAGCACGTCCCCGGCCACCTGCTCCCGCATGAACTGGTCGTAGGGTTTGTCGGCATTGAGACTGCGGATCACGTAGTCGCGGTAGGGCCATGCATGATCCCTGGGACGATCGTACTCGAAGCCCTGACTTTCCGTGTATCGCACGATATCCAGCCAGTGCCGACCCCATCGCTCCCCGTATCCTGGCGAGGCCAGCAGGCGGTCCACAAGCTGCAGGTAGCGGGCCTCGGTTGGATCCTGGACAAAGGCATCCACCCAATCGGGATCCGGCGGCAGCCCCACCAGGTCGAAGGACAGCCGGCGGATCAGGATTTCCGGAGGTGCCGGCGGATTTTGGGTCAGCCCCCTTGACCGGAGAGTGGCGTGGACGA
Protein-coding regions in this window:
- a CDS encoding DUF1553 domain-containing protein → MRRALRFWTPLDGACVPVRGLVAALIAAAHCTAAPTDRKPSQDHWSLQPVERPHVPEGGHPVDAFVHATLRSRGLTQNPPAPPEILIRRLSFDLVGLPPDPDWVDAFVQDPTEARYLQLVDRLLASPGYGERWGRHWLDIVRYTESQGFEYDRPRDHAWPYRDYVIRSLNADKPYDQFMREQVAGDVLDPVTADGIVAASLLVCGPWDQAGNSQANATQRAITREEELEDLVSVVGQTFLGLTIHCARCHDHKFDPVPLTDYYRVKAVFAGVKHGERPIEGDTDREFARQRAERARAGLAASESPGPVAYVGVREQPALTRVLKRGSVTSPGDPVSPGGLQAVRRPSPDLDLAPDAPEAERRRRFADWLADPANPLPARVMANRIWQHHFGQGLVATPSDFGSAGAAPSHPELLDWLASELIAGGWSLKHLHRLLVTSATYRQSAEHRPEAAAVDADNTLLWRQAPRRLEAEAIRDAMLWAGGSLNRRLGGPSFRPFTTSEYGATFYHLFDRDDPDLNRRTVYRMNIHSGKEPLLDALDCPDPSVKTPRRGVTVTPLQALGLMNSAFVQRQSAALAGRALRAANGDPAAAVAEAWRLALGRAPTERELRQATGAAGERGLERVCWVLLNSTEFVHVR